The bacterium DNA window CGTGCATCGAGGCGCCCGGCACGCATGCGATGGGCCTGGGCTTGCGCGAGATGCTGATCGGCCAGGATCCGCTTCAAGTGGAGGCTCACTGGGAGCGGTTGTACGTGGGCTCGGCGATGAACGGACGCCGCGGCGCCGTCATCCACGCCCTCGGGGCGCTCGACATTGCACTCCACGACCTTCGCGGCAAGGCGCTCGGTCGGCCTTGCCACGCGCTGCTCGGCGCATCCCGTCCGGATCCCGTCGTCCCCTATGCCTCTCTGCAACCGGACGTCTCCGATTTCGACGCGTACCTTGTGTCCGTGGTCGAATGGGCGCGCGAGGCGAAACGTGTGGGGTTTCGGGCCGCGAAGCTTGAGATCACGCCGGCGGGTCCCTACGCTCACAAGGGCCTGCGCGCGCCGTACGAGCGGATGCGCGAGCCGATTGCCGCGGTCCGGGATGCTGTCGGATCTGAGTTTACGATCATGGTTGACGTCCAATATGCTTTCCCGGACGCCGAGACCTGTTTGAAGACGATCCGGGGTTGGGACGAATATGGCGTCTATTTTCTCGAGACGCCTCTGCCCTCCGACGATCTCGCGGGGTACGCCCGCGTAAGCCGCGAACAGCCGATCCCGATTGCCGCCGGGGAGTGGTTGGCTACCCGCTTCGAGTTCCTCGAGCTCATGGAGCGGGGCCGCGTGCGGGTCGTGCAGCCCGATGTGGGCCGCGTGGGGGGCCTGACCGAGGCGCGCCGGGTGTGCGGGTTGGCGGCGCAGCGGGGTTTGACGATCGTGCCTCACGCGTGGAAGACCGGGATCTCAATCGCCGCCGCTGCTCATCTGGCGACCGTGACCCCCAACTGCGCGTTCATCGAATTTCTCCCGGCCGAACTGTGCGAGTCGGCCTTGCGGCGTGACCTCGTCCGCCGCGGGCCTCGGATGGTGGACGGCGTCATCAGCCTGCCCGATGCGCCGGGTTTGGGCATCGAGTTGGACCGGGATGCGCTTGTGCGGTTCGAAGAGACGGCCGCACGAGCGGCCCGCTGACACCGTGGCGTCGTCCGTGTCCCGTCATCCGGCCGGAGCTTGTCAGGACTGCGTGTTTGCCTCCGGCCCAGGGCTCACGAAGGGCCTGGTCGAAGCGCTCGATTTGCATGCCCGGACGTTCTGAATGTGCGTTGACTCGCGCCGGCACAGCGTCGTCTAAGGGGGGCGGTTCCGTGCTGCACCTCGATACCGGAAACACCGGGTTCATGATTCTCTGTGCCAGCCTCGTCATGCTGATGACACCCGGCCTGGCGTTCTTCTACGGCGGCCTCGTGGGGCGCAAGAACGTCCTGGCCATCATGATTCAGAGTTTCGTGTCGATGGGCTGGACCACCGTCTTGTGGTGGCTCTGCGGATTCTCGATGTGCTTCAGCGGCGACCTGAAGTCCGGCACGGATATCGCCGGCGTCATCGGCAACTTCCACTGGGCTTTTCTCCGGGGCATCACGCTGTCCACACCCTCTCCCAACGACACCATTCCGATGATCGTCTTTTGCGCCTACCAGATGATGTTCGCGATCATCACCCCGGCGCTGATCACCGGCGCCTTCACGAACCGGGTCACCTTCAAAGCGTACATGCTGTTCCTGACCGCCTGGCTGCTGCTGGTCTATTTCCCGTTCGTCCACATGGTGTGGGGCGGCGGGCTCCTCTCGATGTGGGGCGTCAAGGATTTCGCCGGCGGGATCGTCGTGCACAACATCGCCGGGATGGCCGCGCTCGCCTCGGTGCTGTACGTGGGCCGGCGCCGCGTGCCGGAGACGGGGCCGCACAGCATCCCGCTCGTGGCCCTCGGCACCGGACTGCTCTGGTTCGGATGGTACGGGTTCAACGCGGGAAGCGAGTTCCGGGTGGATTCCGTGACGGCGGTTGCGTTCCTCAACACCGATCTCGCCGCCTCGTTCGCCGCGGTGGCGTGGCTCGTGATCGACTGGTCAATCAGCCGGCGGCCGCATTTTCTCGGACTGCTGACCGGCGCGGTCGCCGGCCTCGCCACCATCACTCCGGCCGCGGGATTCGTCTCGCCCGCGACCGCGGCCCTGATCGGGATCGTCTCCGGGGTCGTGTGTTACTACGCGGTGGCGTTAAAGAACCAGCTGAAGTGGGACGATGCTTTGGATGTGTGGGGCGTCCACGGCGTCGGGGGATACCTTGGCATCTTCCTGTTGGGGGTGTTTGCCTCGACGGCTTGGAACCCGGCGGCCTCGGGCGGCGTCGACGGGCTGCTGCGCGGCGGTACGCGCTTCTTCCTAGTCCAGTGGGGCGCCGTCACCCTCGCATCGGTATGGGCGTTTGTGTTCACTCTCGGCATGCTCTGGTTGATCGAGCGAATCACCGCGGTGAAGGTGTCCGAAGCGACCGAGGAAGCGGGCCTCGACGTGGGGATCCACGGCGAGAAGGCCTACGCCCTCGGAGTCTGAGAATGCCCACACGCGTGGAGATCCTCAGCGCACCCGGCGTCGGACGCGGCTACTCCAGCACCACCGCCCACGGAACGAAGGCCGGCGGGTTCGTCTTCGTCACGGGCCAGGTGGCGGTGACGCAGGGACAGGACGGCCTGCGGAATCGCGCGGCCATCGGCGAGATGGGCACGATCGAAGCGCAGACCGTGCAGGTCCTCGAGAACATCAAGGCCATCCTGGAAACCGCCGGGACCTCGTTCGAGTACGTCGTGAAAAGAAACGTCTACCTGACCCACCCCGGGGACTTTGACGCGGTCCACAAGGTCCTGGAGCGGTACTTCAAGCCGGTGGCGACGACCACGGTGGTGACCGGTCTCATCCCTGTCAGCAGCCGGGTCGAAATCGACGTGATCGCCGTCGTGCCCGACTGAAGTCGTAGCCGCACTTGGGCGGGGCCCGACGCCCACGCGATAACGCGTACGGTCAGCGGATGTTGCTGATCGTGTTCTTCACCGTATCGTGTTTCGTCTTCATGATATTGCTCACCGCCGTAAACTGCCGGTTTTCGTTCTGCATCTGTTGCTGAAGCTGCAGGTACTGCAGGTTGAAGCTCATCTGCGTCTCCTGCATTTGCTGGATCGCCTGCACGAGCTGTGCCGTGGTGGCGCCCGGGGCGGCGGCGACCTTGCCGGTCTTCGTGATCGCCGCGCCGAGCTGGTTGTACAGCGCGGACATCTTCTTGTTCAATTGCACGGTGTTGGCATGAATCGTCTCGAGCTGCGACAGCGAGGCCGATGCCTCGTCGATGGCCCGAAGGGCCGCCGTCTGTTCGGCTGAAGGCGCAGCCGCGCCGCCCGCGCGTTCGTAGAACGCCCCGACGGCAACAAGCGCGAGAAGTGTGACGACCGCAATGCCTCGGTTCATGAGTTCCCTCCCAGCTAGGGGACCTTGACGCGGGTCCGCGCCGCCCCGGCGGCGGGCCGCGGCACGAGCCCTTCGGGGTCGATCTCAGGCGCCCGCCCGAGAATCAGGTCGGCCACGACCCGCCCCGAGCCGCAGGCCATCGTCCAGCCCATGTGGCCGTGCCCCGTGTTGAAGAACAGATTCTCGTGCCGGCCGGGTCCAAGAAACGGGGGACCGGCGGGCGTCATCGGCCGCAGGCACGAGCGGTATTCTCCGCGGCTGAGGTCGACGGCGTCGGGAAAGAGGTCGCCGGCCAGCTGCCGGATGTTCGCGAAGTTCCGCGGGCTCCAGGCCCGGTCGTAGCCGGCGAACTCGGCCGTCGAGGTCAGCCGCAGGCGGTCGCCCATGCGGGACCACGCGACGAGCCACTGCTCGTCGACGCAGGGCACGGTGGGCGCCGGCGCCCCGGCGCGCAGCGGAAACGTCGACGAGTATCCCTTGGCGGGATACACCGGCAGGCCCACGCCGATCGTCCGTGCGACGATCGGACTCCAGGCGCCGAGTGCGAGCACGTAGGCGTCCGCGGTCAGCACGCCCTGGTCGGTCACCGCCGCGGTGACGTGATTGCCGTGCGCGCGAAGCGCCCGTATGCGCGTGCTCATATGAAACGTCACGCCGAGCCGCTCACGGCAAACGCGGGCCAGTTCTTCCGTAAACAGCTGCGAGTCTCCGCTCGAGTCGCCGAGATCGAGCACCCCGCCGGCGATCTTGTGCGTGACCCGCGCGAAGACCGGGTCGAGCCTTGCGACGCCGGCCGGGTCGAGGACCTCTTG harbors:
- a CDS encoding mandelate racemase/muconate lactonizing enzyme family protein, with amino-acid sequence MEDPGAQRTDFSRSTRNYREPSPQGGQPGGGEMLVKITRIDCHVLLDPGMDVRATSSAQDDLVVEIHTDEGLVGIGESDLNPWIARACIEAPGTHAMGLGLREMLIGQDPLQVEAHWERLYVGSAMNGRRGAVIHALGALDIALHDLRGKALGRPCHALLGASRPDPVVPYASLQPDVSDFDAYLVSVVEWAREAKRVGFRAAKLEITPAGPYAHKGLRAPYERMREPIAAVRDAVGSEFTIMVDVQYAFPDAETCLKTIRGWDEYGVYFLETPLPSDDLAGYARVSREQPIPIAAGEWLATRFEFLELMERGRVRVVQPDVGRVGGLTEARRVCGLAAQRGLTIVPHAWKTGISIAAAAHLATVTPNCAFIEFLPAELCESALRRDLVRRGPRMVDGVISLPDAPGLGIELDRDALVRFEETAARAAR
- a CDS encoding ammonium transporter — encoded protein: MHLDTGNTGFMILCASLVMLMTPGLAFFYGGLVGRKNVLAIMIQSFVSMGWTTVLWWLCGFSMCFSGDLKSGTDIAGVIGNFHWAFLRGITLSTPSPNDTIPMIVFCAYQMMFAIITPALITGAFTNRVTFKAYMLFLTAWLLLVYFPFVHMVWGGGLLSMWGVKDFAGGIVVHNIAGMAALASVLYVGRRRVPETGPHSIPLVALGTGLLWFGWYGFNAGSEFRVDSVTAVAFLNTDLAASFAAVAWLVIDWSISRRPHFLGLLTGAVAGLATITPAAGFVSPATAALIGIVSGVVCYYAVALKNQLKWDDALDVWGVHGVGGYLGIFLLGVFASTAWNPAASGGVDGLLRGGTRFFLVQWGAVTLASVWAFVFTLGMLWLIERITAVKVSEATEEAGLDVGIHGEKAYALGV
- a CDS encoding RidA family protein gives rise to the protein MPTRVEILSAPGVGRGYSSTTAHGTKAGGFVFVTGQVAVTQGQDGLRNRAAIGEMGTIEAQTVQVLENIKAILETAGTSFEYVVKRNVYLTHPGDFDAVHKVLERYFKPVATTTVVTGLIPVSSRVEIDVIAVVPD
- a CDS encoding D-amino acid dehydrogenase is translated as MEHTMKILVLGGGVIGITTAYYLARDGCEVTVVEEQDGVGREASGSNAGILAAGHAFAWASPRAPLMLLRSLLGQQTAIRVRLTLDPRLYAWGLLFLRECTAERARRNTLVKLRLSQYSLAVMADLVRRENIRYHAIARGALYLYRDPHELELGVEKMRLLAEHGQRQEVLDPAGVARLDPVFARVTHKIAGGVLDLGDSSGDSQLFTEELARVCRERLGVTFHMSTRIRALRAHGNHVTAAVTDQGVLTADAYVLALGAWSPIVARTIGVGLPVYPAKGYSSTFPLRAGAPAPTVPCVDEQWLVAWSRMGDRLRLTSTAEFAGYDRAWSPRNFANIRQLAGDLFPDAVDLSRGEYRSCLRPMTPAGPPFLGPGRHENLFFNTGHGHMGWTMACGSGRVVADLILGRAPEIDPEGLVPRPAAGAARTRVKVP